One genomic segment of Mangifera indica cultivar Alphonso chromosome 6, CATAS_Mindica_2.1, whole genome shotgun sequence includes these proteins:
- the LOC123219265 gene encoding V-type proton ATPase catalytic subunit A has product MPSVYGARLTTFEDSEKESEYGYVRKVSGPVVVADGMAGAAMYELVRVGHDNLIGEIIRLEGDSATIQVYEETAGLMVNDPVLRTHKPLSVELGPGILGNIFDGIQRPLKTIAKRSGDVYIPRGVSVPALDKDTLWEFQPKKIGEGDLLTGGDLYANVFENSLMQHHVALPPDAMGKVTYIASPGQYSLKDTVLELEFQGVKKKFTMLQTWPVRTPRPVASKLAADTPLLTGQRVLDALFPSVLGGTCAIPGAFGCGKTVISQALSKYSNSDTVVYVGCGERGNEMAEVLMDFPQLTMTLPDGREESVMKRTTLVANTSNMPVAAREASIYTGITIAEYFRDMGYNVSMMADSTSRWAEALREISGRLAEMPADSGYPAYLAARLASFYERAGKVKCLGGPERTGSVTIVGAVSPPGGDFSDPVTSATLSIVQVFWGLDKKLAQRKHFPSVNWLISYSKYSTALESFYEQFDPDFINIRTKAREVLQREDDLNEIVQLVGKDALAEGDKITLETAKLLREDYLAQNAFTPYDKFCPFYKSVWMMRNIIHYYNLANQAVEKGAGMDGQKITYSLIKHRLGDLFYRLVSQKFEDPAEGEAALVEKFKKLHEDLTAGFRALEDETR; this is encoded by the exons ATGCCGTCGGTATACGGAGCACGATTGACCACTTTCGAAGATTCAGAGAAGGAGAGTGAGTATGGATACGTTCGCAAG GTATCAGGACCCGTGGTGGTTGCTGATGGCATGGCTGGTGCTGCTATGTATGAATTAGTTCGTGTTGGACATGACAATTTGATTGGTGAAATTATTCGGTTGGAAGGAGATTCTGCAACAATTCAAG TGTATGAAGAAACTGCTGGCTTGATGGTGAATGACCCTGTTCTAAGGACACACAAG CCTCTGTCAGTTGAGTTGGGACCTGGAATATTGGGAAATATCTTTGATGGAATTCAG AGGCCATTGAAAACTATTGCAAAGAGATCTGGAGATGTCTACATCCCTCGTGGTGTCTCTGTCCCTGCCTTGGATAAAGATACACTGTGGGAATTTCAGCCGAAAAAGATAG GTGAGGGAGATCTTCTAACTGGTGGAGACTTATATGCT AATGTCTTTGAGAATAGTCTCATGCAGCACCATGTTGCACTTCCACCTGATGCTATGGGAAAAGTCACTTACATTGCATCTCCTGGGCAATATTCGTTGAAG GATACTGTCCTAGAGCTTGAATTTCAAGGGGTCAAGAAGAAGTTCACTATGCTCCAA ACTTGGCCTGTACGTACACCAAGGCCAGTTGCATCAAAGCTTGCTGCTGATACCCCATTACTTACAGGGCAG CGTGTTCTTGATGCCCTTTTCCCTTCAGTTCTTGGTGGGACTTGTGCCATTCCTGGGGCATTTGGTTGTGGGAAAACTGTTATTAGTCAGGCTCTTTCTAAG TATTCCAACTCTGATACAGTTGTTTATGTTGGGTGTGGGGAACGAGGAAATGAAATGGCAGAG GTCCTTATGGATTTTCCACAATTGACAATGACATTGCCCGATGGCCGTGAAGAATCTGTCATGAAGCGCACAACACTTGTTGCCAATACTTCTAATATGCCTGTGGCTGCTCGTGAGGCTTCAATTTATACAG GAATCACTATTGCTGAATACTTCAGAGATATGGGATACAATGTTAGTATGATGGCTGATTCAACTTCTCGTTGGGCAGAGGCATTGCGTGAAATTTCAGGGCGTTTG GCAGAAATGCCTGCTGATAGTGGATATCCTGCTTATCTGGCAGCACGTTTGGCCTCATTTTATGAACGTGCTGGGAAAGTAAAATGTCTTGGTGGACCTGAACGTACTGGCAGTGTCACAATTGTTGGTGCTGTTTCTCCTCCTGGTGGAGATTTTTCTGATCCTGTGACCTCTGCAACCCTCAGTATTGTTcag GTTTTCTGGGGTCTGGACAAGAAACTTGCCCAGAGAAAGCATTTTCCCTCTGTGAACTGGCTTATTTCTTACTCCAAGTATTCAACA GCATTAGAGTCTTTCTATGAGCAATTTGATCCTGATTTTATTAACATCAGGACAAAGGCCCGAGAAGTGCTGCAAAGAGAAGATGACTTGAACGAAATTGTGCAA CTAGTAGGAAAGGATGCTTTGGCTGAAGGAGATAAGATTACCCTAGAGACTGCTAAGCTTTTGAGGGAAGACTATCTTGCTCAAAATGCATTCACTCC ATATGATAAATTCTGTCCTTTCTACAAGTCTGTTTGGATGATGCGCAACATAATCCATTATTATAATTTGGCCAATCAG gCTGTGGAGAAAGGAGCTGGTATGGATGGTCAGAAGATAACTTACAGCCTTATCAAGCACCGGCTGGGGGATCTATTTTACCGATTAGT GTCCCAGAAGTTTGAGGATCCAGCAGAAGGAGAAGCAGCCCTTGTGGAAAAATTCAAGAAGCTGCATGAGGATCTGACTGCTGGCTTCCGTGCCTTAGAGGATGAAACTCGATGA
- the LOC123218713 gene encoding pentatricopeptide repeat-containing protein At5g12100, mitochondrial-like gives MAAQLRLPSKLPLTPSLRHLTFSFSLCTDSSKSNDLFLEQRNEQVQKLEILLQQNRTETAQNLLKSLLLSKDSPLSSPTELFSLFSISSPSLKPIFSNMLLSVLSSAKMPVEATQLYYSIREDGIFPSLASLSVLLECLVNCNQFDKTLELFEEIVVSGLRPDRFTYGKAVQAAVKLGDVDRGFEIVKSMKRRGVSPNVFVYNVLISGLCKEKKMREAEKVFDEMCSRKLVATRVTYNTLLDGYCKVGELEKAFELRERMKIENVEPNLVTYNSLLSGLCRAKKMEEAKKIFKEMKDNGFVPDGYSFSILFDGFSRCCDGEGVMALYEEACGTGVTINSYTCSILLNALCKDGKIEKAEELLEKEMENGLVPNEVIFNTILNGYCRRGDMNRAILTFQRMEKYGLKPNCVTFNSLIDKFCEMKEVDMVEKWVKKMVDNGVSPNLETHNTLINGYGRMGLFDKCFQIFEEMENQGLKPNVVSYGSLINCMCKDGKLLEAEIVLRDMEGRGIFPNAQIYNMLIDGSCTVGRIKDAFRFLDEMVKSKVGPTLVTYNALINGLCKKGSLMEAEDLLLQITESGLSPDVITYNSLISGYSNTGNAQKCLELYENMKKLGIEPTLKTYHPLVSGCSKEGIVAVEKLLSEMLQSNLALDLPVYNALIHCYAQHQDLQKALALHSRMVDQGIRPDKVTYNSLIFGFLREGKVSKAKDLVNHMKAEGLIPKADTYTILIKGYCELKDFDGAYIWYREMLENGFLPSLGICNELTTGLKRDGRLEQVQIICSEVIAKGMDPFAAAKM, from the coding sequence ATGGCTGCGCAACTCCGTCTTCCTTCCAAGTTGCCACTTACTCCTTCACTCCGCCACTTGACCTTCTCTTTCTCCCTCTGTACGGACTCATCAAAAAGCAACGACCTTTTCCTAGAACAACGCAATGAACAAGTTCAAAAACTCGAAATTCTCCTCCAACAGAACCGCACTGAAACCGCTCAAAATCTCCTCAAATCCCTCCTCCTCTCAAAAGATTCTCCCTTGTCTTCGCCCACTGAactcttctctcttttctctatATCTTCGCCCTCCTTAAAACCCATTTTCTCCAATATGTTGTTGTCTGTTTTATCTTCCGCTAAAATGCCGGTTGAAGCTACACAACTTTACTATAGTATTCGAGAAGATGGTATTTTCCCTTCTTTGGCTTCTCTCAGCGTTTTGCTTGAATGTTTGGTGAACTGTAATCAATTTGATAAGACTCTTGAATTGTTTGAGGAGATTGTAGTGTCGGGTTTGCGACCCGATAGGTTTACTTATGGTAAAGCTGTTCAAGCCGCGGTGAAACTGGGTGATGTGGATAGGGGTTTTGAGATTGTTAAGTCTATGAAGAGGAGAGGAGTGAGTCCTAATGTGTTTGTTTATAACGTTTTGATTAGTGGGTTGtgtaaagagaagaaaatgcgGGAGGCGGAGaaggtgtttgatgaaatgtGTAGCAGAAAATTGGTGGCTACAAGGGTTACATATAATACGCTGCTCGATGGGTATTGCAAAGTTGGGGAGTTGGAGAAGGCTTTTGAATTGAGAGAAAGGATGAAGATTGAAAACGTGGAGCCGAATTTGGTTACTTACAATTCTTTACTTAGTGGCCTCTGCAGGGCAAAGAAGATGGAAGAGGCGAAAAAGATTTTCAAGGAAATGAAAGATAATGGCTTTGTGCCTGATGGGTATAGTTTTAGTATCCTTTTTGATGGGTTTTCAAGGTGTTGTGATGGGGAGGGTGTAATGGCTTTGTACGAAGAAGCCTGTGGGACAGGTGTTACGATTAATAGTTATACTTGCAGCATTTTGTTGAATGCACTATGTAAAGATGGGAAGATTGAAAAGGCAGAGGAACTTTTGGAGAAGGAAATGGAAAATGGGCTTGTTCCAAATGAGGttatttttaacacaattttGAATGGGTATTGCCGAAGGGGTGACATGAACAGAGCTATTTTGACTTTTCAACGGATGGAAAAATATGGGTTGAAACCAAATTGTGTTACTTTCAATTCTTTGATTGACAAGTTTTGTGAAATGAAAGAGGTGGATATGGTAGAGAAATGGGTGAAGAAAATGGTGGACAATGGTGTTTCTCCAAATTTGGAGACACATAACACCCTGATTAATGGCTATGGACGGATGGGCCTTTTTGATAAgtgcttccagatttttgaagagaTGGAAAATCAAGGGTTAAAGCCAAATGTTGTAAGCTATGGTTCTCTCATAAATTGCATGTGCAAGGATGGGAAGCTTCTCGAAGCTGAAATAGTCCTCAGGGATATGGAAGGCAGAGGGATTTTTCCTAATgctcaaatatataatatgctCATTGATGGTAGCTGCACAGTGGGGAGGATTAAAGATGCTTTTAGGTTTCTTGATGAGATGGTGAAAAGTAAAGTGGGTCCAACACTTGTAACTTATAATGCCCTAATTAATGGCCTTTGCAAAAAGGGAAGCTTAATGGAAGCTGAAGACTTGCTTCTCCAAATAACTGAAAGTGGTCTTAGTCCAGATGTGATTACATATAACTCACTGATCTCAGGGTATTCTAATACAGGAAATGCTCAGAAATGTCTTGAActatatgaaaatatgaagaagttgGGCATTGAACCTACTCTAAAGACTTATCATCCTCTTGTTAGTGGATGTAGCAAAGAGGGAATTGTAGCTGTAGAGAAACTTTTAAGCGAAATGTTACAGTCTAATTTGGCTCTCGATCTACCTGTCTATAATGCACTCATTCACTGTTATGCACAGCATCAGGATCTTCAAAAGGCATTGGCATTGCATAGTAGAATGGTGGACCAAGGAATTCGTCCTGACAAGGTGACTTATAATAGCTTGATTTTTGGGTTCTTAAGAGAGGGAAAAGTATCCAAAGCAAAAGATCTTGTCAATCACATGAAGGCTGAAGGATTGATCCCTAAAGCTGACACATACACTATACTGATTAAGGGATATTGCGAACTTAAGGATTTTGATGGAGCATACATTTGGTACAGAGAGATGCTTGAGAATGGTTTCCTCCCCAGTCTCGGTATATGTAATGAACTTACTACTGGTCTTAAACGGGATGGGAGGTTGGAACAGGTCCAGATTATATGTTCTGAAGTGATTGCTAAAGGAATGGATCCTTTCGCTGCTGCCAAAATGTAG